From a region of the Agromyces ramosus genome:
- a CDS encoding alpha/beta hydrolase produces the protein MPSTTGGEGATVWDLVLELNVVDGPFVIALYALAAAVFIYLLGRGPGWAWVLTVIVLLIVGAIVGAALLWIAVNLLDTFGGPVDEATWWWVPAAFAGSTLAIWNLWYSRWWRKLIAVLAIPLFAATAAIGVNASYGLSPTLGSMLHISTADPIDIPPPDPDQATDPAEPLYATWTPPPDLPAKGRIGTVEAGVPNAVSGFPARPAQLYLPPAALVADAPRLPLVIMMMGQPGDPDASFIGAVLDEYAAEHGGLAPIALVVDQLGDPSEDPLCLDTELGMAEAYVMQDVVPWAKANLNVLQGPRYTTVAGYSNGGGCAAYFGSKYPEVFANLLAISPVEFAGAEQPDEVRSSIFQGDQAAYDAVKPVSIMASKTPYPDTTAIFTVGEDDGAFAPGTERLADAATAAGMKTTFAVVGGADHGVSALNGGLEAGFDVLYPRLGLSAP, from the coding sequence GTGCCCAGCACAACCGGGGGCGAGGGGGCGACCGTGTGGGATCTCGTGCTCGAGCTGAACGTGGTCGACGGTCCGTTCGTCATCGCGCTGTATGCCCTCGCCGCGGCGGTGTTCATCTACCTGCTCGGCCGGGGGCCCGGCTGGGCCTGGGTGCTCACCGTGATCGTGCTGCTCATCGTCGGGGCGATCGTCGGTGCCGCGCTGCTCTGGATCGCCGTCAACCTGCTCGACACGTTCGGCGGTCCGGTCGACGAGGCGACCTGGTGGTGGGTGCCCGCAGCGTTCGCCGGCAGCACGCTCGCGATCTGGAACCTCTGGTACTCCCGCTGGTGGCGCAAGCTCATCGCGGTCCTGGCGATCCCGTTGTTCGCCGCGACCGCCGCCATCGGCGTCAACGCCTCCTATGGCCTGAGCCCGACCCTCGGGTCGATGCTGCACATCTCGACGGCCGACCCGATCGACATCCCGCCCCCCGACCCCGACCAGGCCACGGACCCGGCCGAACCGCTCTACGCGACCTGGACCCCGCCGCCCGACCTGCCCGCGAAGGGCCGAATCGGCACCGTCGAGGCCGGCGTGCCGAACGCCGTCTCGGGCTTCCCCGCGCGACCGGCCCAGCTCTACCTGCCGCCGGCCGCCCTGGTGGCGGATGCCCCGCGCCTGCCCCTGGTCATCATGATGATGGGGCAGCCCGGCGACCCCGACGCGAGCTTCATCGGCGCCGTGCTCGACGAGTACGCCGCCGAGCACGGCGGGCTGGCCCCCATCGCCCTCGTGGTCGACCAGCTGGGCGATCCGTCGGAGGATCCCCTGTGCCTCGACACCGAGCTCGGCATGGCCGAGGCGTATGTCATGCAGGACGTCGTGCCGTGGGCGAAGGCCAACCTGAACGTGTTGCAGGGCCCCAGGTACACGACCGTCGCCGGGTACTCCAACGGCGGCGGGTGCGCGGCCTACTTCGGGTCGAAGTACCCCGAGGTGTTCGCCAACCTCCTCGCGATCTCCCCCGTCGAGTTCGCGGGGGCCGAGCAGCCCGACGAGGTGCGGTCGTCGATCTTCCAGGGCGACCAGGCGGCCTACGACGCCGTGAAGCCGGTGAGTATCATGGCGTCGAAGACGCCGTATCCCGACACGACGGCGATCTTCACGGTCGGCGAGGACGACGGTGCATTCGCGCCGGGTACCGAACGACTGGCGGATGCCGCGACCGCCGCCGGCATGAAGACGACGTTCGCCGTGGTGGGTGGCGCCGACCACGGCGTCTCGGCCCTGAACGGGGGCCTCGAGGCTGGCTTCGACGTGCTGTACCCACGACTGGGACTCTCGGCACCATGA
- a CDS encoding glycine--tRNA ligase, which produces MAAPSRLESVIALAQHRGFVFQAGEIYGGSRSAWDYGPLGVELKENIKRQWWRYMVTGRDDVVGLDSSVILPKQVWVASGHVGVFTDPLVECLHCHKRFREDHLLEAFEEKKGRAPENGMADIACPNCGTRGQWTPPRDFNMMLQTYLGPVQDESGLHYLRPETAQGIFTNFANVLQAARMKPPFGIGQIGKSFRNEITPGNFIFRTREFEQMELEYFVEPGTDDHWFEYWLDYRWNWYVDLGVDPENLRRFEHPQDKLSHYSKRTVDIEYRFGFTGGEWGELEGVANRTDFDLSTHSEHSGKDLSYFDQSKNERWTPYVIEPAAGLTRSLMAFLVDAYDVEEVPNAKGGVDTRTVLRLDPRLAPVKAAVLPLSRNERLSPLAREVAASLRKHWNVDFDDAGAIGRRYRRQDEIGTPFCITVDFDSLDDNAVTVRERDSMEQVRVPLAELEGYLAARLIGA; this is translated from the coding sequence GTGGCCGCACCCAGCCGTCTCGAATCCGTCATCGCCCTCGCCCAGCATCGGGGGTTCGTCTTCCAGGCCGGCGAGATCTACGGCGGGTCCCGATCTGCGTGGGACTACGGCCCCCTCGGCGTGGAGCTGAAGGAGAACATCAAGCGCCAGTGGTGGCGCTACATGGTCACCGGCCGTGACGATGTCGTCGGCCTCGACTCGAGCGTCATCCTGCCCAAGCAGGTGTGGGTGGCATCCGGTCACGTCGGTGTCTTCACCGACCCGCTCGTCGAGTGCCTGCACTGCCACAAGCGCTTCCGCGAAGACCACCTGCTCGAGGCCTTCGAGGAGAAGAAGGGCCGTGCGCCCGAGAACGGCATGGCCGACATCGCCTGCCCCAACTGCGGCACCCGCGGCCAGTGGACCCCGCCGCGCGACTTCAACATGATGCTGCAGACCTACCTGGGCCCCGTCCAAGACGAGTCGGGGCTGCACTACCTCCGTCCCGAGACCGCACAGGGCATCTTCACGAACTTCGCGAACGTGCTGCAGGCGGCGCGCATGAAGCCGCCGTTCGGCATCGGCCAGATCGGCAAGTCGTTCCGCAACGAGATCACGCCGGGCAACTTCATCTTCCGCACGCGGGAGTTCGAGCAGATGGAGCTCGAGTACTTCGTCGAGCCGGGCACCGACGACCACTGGTTCGAGTACTGGCTCGACTACCGGTGGAACTGGTACGTCGACCTGGGCGTCGATCCCGAGAACCTGCGCCGCTTCGAGCACCCCCAAGACAAGCTGTCGCACTACTCGAAGCGCACCGTCGACATCGAGTACCGCTTCGGCTTCACCGGTGGTGAGTGGGGCGAGCTCGAGGGCGTCGCCAACCGCACCGACTTCGACCTCAGCACCCACTCCGAGCACTCGGGCAAAGACCTCTCGTACTTCGACCAGTCCAAGAACGAGCGGTGGACCCCGTACGTGATCGAGCCGGCGGCGGGTCTCACACGCTCGCTCATGGCGTTCCTCGTCGACGCGTACGACGTCGAAGAGGTGCCGAACGCGAAGGGCGGCGTCGACACCCGCACGGTGCTGCGCCTCGATCCGCGCCTCGCACCGGTGAAGGCCGCGGTGCTGCCGCTGAGCCGCAACGAGCGGTTGTCGCCGCTCGCCCGCGAGGTCGCGGCGTCCCTTCGCAAGCACTGGAACGTCGACTTCGACGATGCCGGCGCCATCGGCCGTCGCTACCGCCGCCAAGACGAGATCGGCACGCCGTTCTGCATCACCGTCGACTTCGACTCGCTCGACGACAACGCGGTGACCGTGCGCGAGCGCGACAGCATGGAGCAGGTGCGGGTGCCGCTCGCCGAGCTCGAGGGGTATCTGGCCGCGCGCCTCATCGGGGCGTAG
- a CDS encoding GNAT family N-acetyltransferase codes for MPDSATQNSGATRAELAAADGPPALRFPYDATALTEHPLRTERLVLRPLEASDAADVYEYQRIPEVLRYLPWPERDRTEGYAHTAKRAAGRLLVVDDDFVVLAAELPGTRSVDDPRRDRVIGDFMIRVSSAKHAQLELGWVLHPDFQGLGYAAEAAGAVLDFVFETLNPHRVQAFLDARNAASAALCERLGMRREATILEEEYNDGEWQDTAIYGVLRREWAARRGTAGS; via the coding sequence ATGCCTGACTCCGCCACCCAGAACAGCGGCGCCACTCGCGCCGAGCTCGCGGCAGCCGACGGTCCGCCCGCGCTCCGCTTCCCGTACGACGCGACGGCGCTCACGGAGCATCCGCTGCGCACCGAGCGCCTCGTGCTGCGCCCGCTCGAGGCATCCGACGCCGCCGACGTCTACGAGTACCAGCGCATCCCCGAGGTGCTCCGCTACCTGCCGTGGCCCGAACGCGACCGCACCGAGGGCTACGCCCACACGGCGAAGCGCGCCGCCGGGCGCCTGCTCGTGGTCGACGACGACTTCGTCGTGCTGGCCGCCGAGCTGCCGGGCACACGGTCGGTCGACGATCCGCGGCGCGATCGCGTCATCGGCGATTTCATGATCCGCGTCTCGAGCGCGAAGCATGCGCAACTCGAACTCGGCTGGGTGCTGCACCCCGACTTCCAGGGGCTGGGGTACGCCGCCGAGGCCGCAGGCGCGGTGCTCGACTTCGTGTTCGAGACACTGAATCCGCACCGCGTGCAGGCCTTTCTCGACGCGCGCAATGCGGCATCCGCTGCCCTCTGCGAGCGCCTCGGCATGCGTCGCGAGGCGACGATCCTCGAAGAGGAGTACAACGACGGCGAGTGGCAGGACACCGCGATCTACGGAGTGCTCCGCCGAGAGTGGGCGGCCCGGCGGGGCACGGCCGGCAGCTGA
- a CDS encoding glutamyl-tRNA reductase codes for MLICLTASHKNAEFDMLERLSANAETAATRIVDGHDALQGAVVVATCNRFEAYLDLDLDAHSGDSPVPAVHEAIRAVGTVAGLEPDELRTTFGFVHGNAVAGHLFAVASGLESVVIGEGEIAGQVRRSLERARAEGTTTPDLERLFQRASQTSRRVKNETGIGGEGRSLVRLALDLAESRITDWAGTRVLLVGTGRFAGASLAALRDRGASDVRVYSPSGRASRFAANHSIEAVAKADYAAAAASADVIVTCTTVEHHVVDRALIEAGRAELGASGASAAVSAPAAITTVPEPSSTPAARQLVIDLGLPRNVSPDVTLVSGVELLDLETIRIHAPLEELGATDAAREIVGQAARVFGETREELDVAPAVVALRRHVFDILDAEIARAQARGDDDGRTEAALRHMAGVLLHTPMVRSREHARAGEQRAWVDGVAAVFGVTPDAPAASSADAAGERATGGAASA; via the coding sequence GTGCTCATCTGTCTCACCGCGAGTCACAAGAACGCCGAGTTCGACATGCTCGAGCGTCTTTCGGCGAACGCGGAGACGGCGGCGACGCGCATCGTCGACGGCCACGACGCCCTCCAGGGCGCCGTCGTCGTCGCCACCTGCAACCGCTTCGAGGCCTACCTCGACCTCGACCTCGATGCGCACTCGGGCGACTCGCCCGTGCCCGCCGTGCACGAGGCGATCCGCGCGGTCGGCACGGTCGCCGGCCTCGAGCCCGACGAACTGCGCACGACGTTCGGGTTCGTGCACGGCAACGCGGTGGCCGGGCACCTGTTCGCCGTGGCCTCCGGCCTCGAGTCCGTCGTCATCGGCGAGGGCGAGATCGCCGGGCAGGTGCGACGTTCACTCGAGCGCGCCCGCGCCGAAGGCACCACGACTCCCGACCTCGAGCGGCTCTTCCAGCGCGCCTCGCAGACCTCGCGCCGCGTGAAGAACGAGACCGGCATCGGCGGCGAAGGGCGCTCGCTCGTGCGCCTCGCCCTCGACCTCGCCGAGAGCCGCATCACCGACTGGGCCGGCACGCGCGTGCTGCTCGTCGGCACCGGCCGCTTCGCGGGCGCCTCGCTCGCCGCGCTCCGCGACCGCGGTGCGAGCGACGTGCGCGTGTACTCCCCGTCGGGCCGCGCCTCGAGGTTCGCCGCGAACCACTCGATCGAGGCCGTTGCCAAGGCCGACTACGCCGCGGCTGCGGCGAGCGCCGACGTGATCGTCACGTGCACGACGGTCGAGCACCATGTGGTCGACCGGGCGCTCATCGAGGCCGGGCGCGCTGAGCTCGGGGCATCCGGCGCCTCGGCTGCGGTGTCGGCGCCGGCCGCGATCACCACCGTGCCCGAGCCGAGCTCCACCCCCGCCGCCCGCCAGCTCGTGATCGACCTCGGCCTGCCGCGCAACGTCTCGCCCGATGTCACCCTCGTGTCGGGCGTCGAGCTGCTCGACCTCGAGACCATCCGCATCCACGCGCCCCTCGAAGAGCTCGGAGCCACCGATGCCGCGCGCGAGATCGTCGGCCAGGCGGCGCGTGTCTTCGGCGAGACCCGCGAAGAGCTCGACGTCGCACCGGCCGTCGTGGCCCTGCGCCGACACGTGTTCGACATCCTCGACGCCGAGATCGCCCGCGCCCAGGCGCGCGGCGACGACGACGGACGCACCGAGGCCGCCCTCCGCCACATGGCCGGCGTGCTGCTGCACACCCCCATGGTGCGCTCGCGCGAGCACGCCCGCGCGGGCGAACAACGCGCGTGGGTCGACGGGGTCGCCGCCGTGTTCGGTGTGACTCCGGACGCCCCGGCCGCGAGCTCCGCCGATGCCGCGGGCGAACGCGCGACCGGTGGCGCCGCCTCAGCCTGA
- the hemE gene encoding uroporphyrinogen decarboxylase has protein sequence MSCVILSPQHPLSAGLTSDSRLVRAYRGERSDTTPVWFMRQAGRSLPEYRDLRVGTRMLDACLDPAMASEITLQPVRRHRVDAGIFFSDIVVPLKLVGVDVEIQPGRGPVFGTGYADAAAVAELTAIDPARLDEASAPITEAVQRTIAELATTDNGSGTPTPLIGFAGAPFTLAAYLTEGGPSKDHLAARTLMHADAGAWRALMEWTAELTGRFLRTQVLAGASAAQLFDSWAGALSLADYERHVAPASATALSFVHDLAYETTDASGTALTRQVPVVHFGVGTGELLGAMHGIGVDTVGVDYRVPLDVASARVGADVPLQGNLDPALLAAPWPVLEAAVREVLRQGEVAPAHVFNLGHGVPPETDPTVLTRVVELVHEAAA, from the coding sequence ATGTCCTGCGTGATCCTCTCCCCGCAGCACCCGCTCTCCGCCGGCCTCACGTCTGACTCGCGACTCGTGCGCGCCTATAGAGGAGAGCGCTCCGACACGACGCCCGTCTGGTTCATGCGGCAGGCGGGGCGGTCGCTGCCCGAGTACCGCGACCTGCGCGTCGGCACGCGCATGCTCGACGCGTGCCTCGACCCGGCCATGGCGAGCGAGATCACACTGCAGCCGGTGCGCCGGCACCGGGTCGACGCGGGCATCTTCTTCAGCGACATCGTGGTGCCGCTGAAGCTCGTGGGCGTCGACGTCGAGATCCAGCCGGGTCGCGGCCCGGTCTTCGGCACGGGCTATGCCGATGCTGCGGCCGTCGCCGAGCTCACGGCGATCGACCCTGCACGGCTCGACGAGGCATCCGCCCCCATCACCGAAGCGGTTCAGCGCACCATCGCGGAGCTCGCGACGACCGACAACGGCTCGGGCACGCCGACCCCGCTCATCGGCTTCGCGGGCGCCCCGTTCACCCTCGCCGCATACCTCACGGAAGGCGGCCCCTCGAAGGACCACCTCGCCGCGCGCACCCTCATGCACGCCGACGCCGGCGCCTGGCGCGCGCTCATGGAGTGGACCGCCGAGCTCACCGGACGCTTCCTGCGCACGCAGGTGCTGGCCGGGGCATCCGCCGCCCAGCTCTTCGACTCGTGGGCGGGCGCGCTCTCGCTCGCCGACTACGAACGGCACGTGGCGCCTGCCTCGGCGACGGCGCTGTCGTTCGTGCACGACCTCGCCTACGAGACGACGGATGCCTCGGGCACCGCCCTCACCCGCCAGGTGCCGGTGGTGCACTTCGGCGTCGGCACCGGCGAGCTGCTCGGTGCCATGCACGGCATCGGCGTCGACACGGTCGGCGTCGACTACCGCGTGCCGCTCGATGTCGCATCGGCGCGCGTCGGCGCCGACGTGCCGCTGCAGGGCAACCTCGATCCGGCACTCCTCGCCGCGCCGTGGCCGGTGCTCGAGGCGGCGGTACGCGAGGTGCTCCGGCAGGGGGAGGTCGCCCCGGCGCACGTCTTCAACCTCGGCCACGGCGTGCCGCCCGAGACCGACCCGACGGTGCTCACCCGGGTGGTCGAGCTCGTGCACGAGGCCGCCGCATGA
- the hemG gene encoding protoporphyrinogen oxidase produces the protein MTDAPRADAAARDPQHAAVDVVVVGGGVAGLVAALECAKVGLKVTLLERRAELGGCVGRIELDGLTLDSGAESFATRGGTVAELLTTLGLDGDVVDPNRAGAWLAMPGSNGKAGGVAAAPLPKTGMLGIPANPLGDDVRRIIGWRGAIRAYADRIMPILRIGRAHSLGELVRKRMGAAVLDRLVTPISAGVYSADPDELDLDVVAPGLNEAMTRMGSLSGGVGQLVEERKAGSAVRGLRGGMHRLVDTLAAELRRFDVTVTTSAEVRDLERLRARAAGAGDADAGGADIPEWRVAATTADGDLLVDTRFVILAAPAQSSRRLLVEAVDGWTDAADWPAAASVDLVTLVLDAPALDAVPRGTGVLVAAGTEGVTAKALTHSTAKWQWLAEAAGRRHVVRLSYGRAGASNPLDGLADDAVARIALADASALLDVHLDERMLRASGRTAWRDALSHASLGQQHRVRELEDALAAEPSIEATGSWIAGTGLASVVPHALEVAHRVRHRALHLDGIA, from the coding sequence ATGACCGACGCACCCCGTGCCGACGCGGCGGCGCGCGACCCGCAGCATGCGGCGGTCGACGTGGTCGTCGTGGGCGGCGGCGTCGCGGGGCTCGTCGCCGCACTCGAGTGCGCGAAGGTCGGATTGAAGGTCACCCTGCTCGAGCGCCGCGCTGAGCTCGGCGGATGCGTCGGTCGCATCGAACTCGACGGCCTCACGCTCGACAGCGGCGCCGAGTCCTTCGCGACGCGAGGTGGCACGGTCGCCGAGCTGCTCACGACCCTCGGGCTCGACGGCGACGTCGTCGACCCGAACCGCGCCGGTGCGTGGCTTGCGATGCCGGGGTCGAACGGCAAGGCCGGCGGCGTCGCCGCAGCCCCGCTCCCGAAGACCGGCATGCTCGGCATCCCCGCGAACCCGCTCGGCGACGACGTGCGCCGCATCATCGGGTGGCGCGGCGCGATCCGCGCCTATGCCGACCGGATCATGCCGATCCTCCGCATCGGGCGCGCTCACAGCCTCGGCGAGCTCGTGCGCAAGCGGATGGGTGCCGCCGTGCTCGACCGGCTCGTGACCCCGATCTCGGCGGGCGTCTACTCGGCCGATCCGGATGAGCTCGACCTCGATGTCGTCGCACCGGGCCTCAACGAGGCGATGACCCGCATGGGCTCGCTCTCGGGCGGCGTCGGCCAGCTCGTCGAGGAACGCAAGGCCGGCAGCGCCGTGCGCGGACTGCGCGGCGGGATGCACCGACTCGTCGACACGCTCGCCGCCGAGCTGCGGCGATTCGACGTCACCGTCACCACGTCGGCCGAGGTGCGCGACCTCGAGCGCCTTCGAGCGCGGGCCGCCGGAGCCGGCGACGCCGATGCCGGCGGCGCCGACATCCCCGAGTGGCGTGTCGCCGCCACCACCGCCGACGGCGACCTCCTCGTCGACACCCGCTTCGTGATCCTCGCGGCGCCCGCGCAGTCCTCACGGCGGCTCCTCGTCGAGGCCGTCGACGGGTGGACGGATGCCGCCGATTGGCCGGCCGCGGCATCCGTCGACCTCGTCACGCTCGTGCTCGACGCACCGGCGCTCGACGCGGTGCCCCGCGGAACGGGCGTGCTGGTCGCGGCGGGCACCGAGGGAGTCACCGCGAAGGCGCTCACGCACTCGACCGCGAAGTGGCAGTGGCTGGCCGAGGCGGCGGGCCGCCGGCACGTCGTGCGTCTCTCCTACGGCCGGGCCGGGGCATCCAACCCGCTCGACGGGCTCGCCGACGACGCGGTCGCCCGCATCGCGCTCGCCGACGCCTCGGCGCTGCTCGACGTGCACCTCGATGAGCGGATGCTCCGCGCCTCGGGTCGCACGGCCTGGCGCGACGCCCTCTCGCACGCGAGCCTCGGACAACAGCATCGCGTGCGCGAACTCGAGGACGCCCTCGCCGCCGAACCCTCCATCGAGGCGACCGGGTCCTGGATCGCGGGCACGGGCCTCGCATCGGTCGTGCCGCACGCCCTCGAGGTCGCGCACCGCGTGCGCCACCGCGCCCTGCACCTCGACGGCATCGCATAG